Proteins found in one Thermodesulfobacteriota bacterium genomic segment:
- the argH gene encoding argininosuccinate lyase, with the protein MAQKKPWGGRFRQKTSGLVEEFTSSIHFDRRLYPYDIEGSIAHCRMLARQKLITKDEARLIVDGLRAIKKEIDRGQFLFTPSLEDIHMHIEKALVDKIGPAGEKLHTARSRNDQVATDVRLYLRDKVQEIIGLIKGLQQSLVGLARRYSDVIMPGYTHLQRAQPILLAHHLLAYYEMLKRDRERFWECLKRINVLPLGSAALAGTGLPIDRQYVANLLDFPSISANSIDAVSDRDFALEFLADCSILMVHLSRLSEELILWSSSEFSFIEIGDAFCTGSSIMPQKKNPDVPELVRGKAGRVFGHLLSLLTVMKGLPLAYNRDMQEDKEALFDAVDTVARVLTVYSAMLGQIEIRRDKVNKAVRKGFLTATDLADYLVLREVPFREAHAIVGRIVRYCLDKGCELTDLSLDELKKFSDRVEADVFEYIRLEKSVESRVSTGGTARRLVLAALKAAEKELK; encoded by the coding sequence ATGGCTCAGAAAAAACCCTGGGGCGGCCGGTTTCGCCAGAAAACATCTGGGTTGGTAGAGGAATTCACCTCTTCCATCCATTTTGACCGCAGGCTTTATCCCTATGATATCGAGGGCAGCATTGCCCACTGCCGGATGCTGGCCAGACAGAAGCTTATCACTAAAGATGAGGCCAGGCTTATCGTTGACGGCCTCCGGGCCATAAAAAAAGAGATCGACCGGGGCCAATTTCTTTTTACCCCTTCCCTGGAAGACATCCACATGCATATTGAAAAGGCCCTTGTTGACAAGATCGGGCCGGCCGGGGAAAAACTGCATACCGCCAGGAGCCGCAATGACCAGGTGGCTACTGATGTGCGGCTTTACCTGCGGGATAAGGTGCAGGAAATTATCGGCCTGATTAAAGGATTACAGCAAAGTTTGGTGGGTCTGGCCCGCCGGTACAGCGACGTCATTATGCCCGGATACACGCACCTGCAAAGGGCCCAGCCGATACTCCTTGCCCATCACCTCCTGGCCTATTACGAGATGTTAAAAAGGGACCGGGAGCGCTTTTGGGAATGCCTCAAACGGATTAACGTCCTTCCCCTGGGGAGTGCGGCCCTGGCCGGCACGGGCCTTCCCATTGACCGGCAATATGTGGCCAACCTGCTGGATTTCCCTTCTATCTCCGCCAACAGTATAGATGCAGTGAGCGACAGGGACTTTGCGCTGGAGTTTCTGGCGGACTGCTCTATTCTCATGGTTCATTTGAGCCGCCTTTCAGAAGAACTCATCCTCTGGTCGAGCAGCGAGTTCTCCTTTATTGAGATAGGCGATGCCTTTTGTACAGGCAGCAGCATAATGCCGCAGAAGAAAAACCCTGACGTCCCGGAACTGGTGCGGGGAAAGGCCGGACGGGTCTTCGGCCATCTTCTCTCCCTGCTCACCGTGATGAAGGGCTTGCCTCTGGCCTATAACCGGGACATGCAGGAAGACAAGGAGGCCCTCTTTGATGCGGTGGATACGGTTGCCCGGGTATTGACCGTCTATAGCGCCATGCTGGGGCAGATCGAGATCCGGCGGGACAAGGTAAATAAAGCCGTGCGGAAGGGATTTCTGACCGCTACGGACCTGGCTGACTACCTGGTTTTACGGGAAGTGCCTTTCCGGGAGGCCCATGCCATCGTCGGCCGGATAGTGCGTTATTGCCTGGATAAGGGTTGCGAACTTACCGACTTATCCTTGGATGAACTTAAAAAATTTTCGGATAGGGTTGAGGCCGATGTCTTCGAATATATCCGCCTGGAAAAGTCGGTAGAAAGCCGGGTCTCAACCGGGGGAACGGCCCGCAGACTGGTACTGGCGGCACTTAAGGCCGCCGAGAAGGAGCTTAAGTGA
- a CDS encoding LL-diaminopimelate aminotransferase yields the protein MIKIEKSERLKKLPPYLFAEIDRMKEEVKARGLDVIDLGVGDPDIPTPPHIITRLNEAATDPQNHRYPSYSGMNGFKFSVAGWYERRFGVSLDPQTEVVSLIGSKEGIAHIPLAFINPGDVALVPSPAYPVYHIGTIFAGGEPYYMPLTKENHFLPDLTAIPPEVAEKARLLFINYPNNPTAAVATVDFFKEIVAFAEKYNIIVCHDAAYSEMAFDGYRPPSFLEVEGAKGVGIELHSLSKTYNMTGWRIGFAVGNKEVIAGLGQVKSNIDSGVFQAIQIAGMAALDGDQTCVREMQAVYAGRRDILVAGLKEAGLNVEKPRATFYLWVEVPRRYNSAEFTAYLLSKAGIVTTPGNGFGAPGEGYVRMALTVGKERLQEAVQRIKNVGF from the coding sequence ATGATCAAGATAGAAAAATCGGAACGACTAAAGAAGCTGCCGCCTTATCTCTTTGCGGAGATAGATCGGATGAAAGAGGAGGTAAAGGCACGGGGGCTGGATGTCATTGACCTCGGCGTAGGAGACCCGGACATTCCTACGCCGCCGCATATAATCACCCGGCTTAATGAAGCGGCGACCGATCCCCAAAATCACCGTTATCCCTCTTATTCGGGCATGAACGGCTTTAAATTTTCCGTGGCCGGATGGTATGAAAGACGCTTCGGCGTCTCTCTGGACCCCCAAACAGAGGTCGTTAGCCTGATTGGTTCCAAGGAGGGCATTGCCCACATCCCCCTCGCCTTCATTAATCCCGGTGATGTGGCCCTGGTGCCGTCACCGGCCTATCCGGTTTATCATATCGGAACTATATTTGCCGGCGGCGAGCCATACTATATGCCCCTTACCAAAGAAAACCATTTTTTGCCGGACCTGACTGCCATCCCTCCGGAGGTAGCTGAAAAGGCCCGTCTCCTGTTCATTAATTATCCCAACAATCCTACGGCAGCCGTGGCTACAGTGGACTTCTTTAAAGAAATCGTGGCCTTTGCTGAAAAATATAACATTATAGTCTGCCATGATGCGGCCTATAGCGAGATGGCCTTTGACGGCTATAGGCCGCCCAGTTTTCTGGAGGTCGAGGGAGCCAAGGGGGTAGGGATCGAACTCCATTCCCTTTCCAAAACCTATAACATGACCGGTTGGCGCATAGGCTTTGCTGTGGGGAACAAAGAGGTCATCGCCGGATTGGGACAGGTAAAAAGCAATATTGATTCCGGAGTCTTCCAGGCTATCCAGATAGCCGGTATGGCGGCCCTTGATGGTGATCAGACCTGTGTCCGGGAGATGCAGGCTGTTTATGCCGGCCGCCGGGATATTTTAGTCGCCGGCCTGAAAGAAGCGGGGTTGAATGTGGAAAAACCAAGGGCTACCTTTTACCTGTGGGTTGAAGTCCCCCGGAGATATAACTCCGCCGAATTTACTGCCTACCTTTTGAGCAAGGCGGGTATCGTTACTACTCCGGGCAATGGTTTTGGCGCGCCCGGAGAAGGTTATGTTCGTATGGCCTTGACAGTGGGAAAAGAACGCCTCCAGGAGGCCGTCCAGCGTATTAAGAATGTAGGGTTTTAA
- the dapA gene encoding 4-hydroxy-tetrahydrodipicolinate synthase: protein MAKGAMVAIVTPFKKGKVDEKGLKKLIEFQIKNGTHAIIPCGTTGEAATLSHEEHMSVVEITVQTVAGRVPVVAGTGSNSTSESILLTKHAQKAGADAALLITPYYNKPTQEGLYQHFKAVADKVDIPIVLYNVPGRTSVNMLPETVARLAEIKNIIGIKEATGSLQQISEVIRLSNKKFSLVSGDDFTVLPTLAVGGKGVISVVSNVAPKDMADLCSAFEARDRQKAQELHYKLLPLCQAMFYETNPIPAKTALGLMGMISPELRLPLSPMSPKNVERLKAVLKDYGLIK from the coding sequence ATAGCAAAAGGGGCTATGGTGGCTATTGTCACTCCCTTCAAAAAGGGCAAGGTAGATGAGAAGGGCCTAAAAAAGCTCATAGAATTTCAGATTAAAAACGGCACGCACGCTATTATTCCCTGCGGGACAACCGGCGAAGCGGCTACGCTTTCCCACGAGGAACATATGTCTGTAGTTGAGATCACGGTACAGACGGTGGCCGGCCGGGTGCCGGTAGTGGCCGGTACAGGCTCCAATAGCACATCTGAATCCATACTATTGACCAAACATGCCCAGAAAGCCGGCGCTGATGCGGCGCTGTTAATCACCCCTTACTATAATAAACCCACACAGGAGGGACTCTATCAGCATTTCAAGGCCGTGGCAGATAAAGTCGATATCCCCATCGTTCTCTATAATGTCCCCGGCCGGACCAGTGTCAACATGCTGCCCGAAACAGTGGCCCGTCTGGCTGAGATAAAAAATATCATAGGAATCAAGGAGGCCACGGGCTCATTACAGCAAATCAGCGAGGTTATACGCCTCTCCAATAAGAAATTCAGTCTGGTATCCGGAGACGATTTTACGGTCTTACCTACACTGGCTGTAGGTGGTAAGGGAGTTATCTCCGTGGTATCCAATGTGGCGCCAAAGGACATGGCCGATCTTTGTAGTGCCTTTGAGGCCCGGGACCGACAAAAGGCCCAGGAACTGCACTATAAACTTCTCCCGCTTTGCCAGGCCATGTTTTATGAGACCAATCCCATACCGGCAAAGACGGCGCTTGGACTCATGGGCATGATTTCGCCGGAACTCAGGCTGCCGCTGTCGCCCATGTCACCAAAAAATGTGGAACGCCTGAAGGCTGTGCTTAAAGACTACGGACTTATTAAGTAA
- a CDS encoding YHS domain-containing protein, which yields MRLLIYIILIFVVYQIYKAVRRELGRPEQVNRKKDDSAITAELVEDPVCHAYCPKNEAVTAVMDGKSYYFCSEKCKQKFMEENNHRVHRER from the coding sequence ATGAGGCTGCTCATTTATATCATTTTAATATTTGTTGTTTATCAGATTTATAAGGCCGTGCGAAGGGAGTTGGGCAGACCTGAACAAGTAAATCGAAAGAAAGATGATAGTGCAATAACCGCAGAGCTGGTGGAAGACCCGGTTTGTCACGCCTACTGCCCCAAAAATGAGGCCGTTACGGCCGTTATGGACGGAAAAAGTTACTACTTTTGCAGTGAAAAATGTAAACAAAAATTTATGGAAGAAAATAACCACAGAGTGCACAGAGAAAGATAA
- the dapF gene encoding diaminopimelate epimerase encodes MSFYKMSGSGNDFIIIDNRSGLVGVNEGSAWARRLCRRKVSVGADGLILIEPPSMSDADFKWRFYNADGSEAEMCGNGGRCAARFAYVNRIAGPEMTFETIAGLIRAEVTDHRVKLEMVPPRDLRMDIKVLTNQGKYVVHFINTGVPHVVHFVPDLDKVNVSEWGRSIRFHAEFQPAGTNVNLVRVLDRQNISIRTYERGVEDETLACGTGSVAAAIIASLKHGIVPPVHVQTRGGEILDVYFKSGPGGISHVFLEGEAKIVYEGLLREEEL; translated from the coding sequence TTGTCTTTTTATAAAATGAGCGGCAGCGGTAATGATTTCATCATTATTGACAACCGTTCCGGTCTCGTTGGTGTCAATGAGGGATCCGCGTGGGCCCGCCGACTGTGCCGCCGCAAGGTATCGGTAGGGGCCGACGGTTTGATTCTAATCGAACCTCCCAGTATGTCCGATGCCGATTTCAAGTGGCGATTTTATAATGCCGATGGCAGCGAGGCCGAGATGTGCGGTAACGGCGGGCGCTGTGCGGCCCGTTTTGCCTACGTAAACCGGATAGCCGGTCCTGAGATGACCTTTGAGACCATCGCCGGCTTGATCCGGGCCGAAGTGACCGATCATCGGGTGAAACTGGAGATGGTGCCCCCGCGGGATCTGCGCATGGATATAAAAGTCTTGACAAATCAAGGGAAATACGTTGTACATTTCATAAACACGGGCGTACCGCATGTCGTCCATTTTGTCCCCGACCTGGATAAAGTAAATGTCTCTGAGTGGGGCCGGAGCATCCGTTTTCATGCCGAGTTTCAGCCGGCCGGCACCAACGTTAATCTTGTCCGGGTCTTGGACAGACAAAATATCTCCATACGCACCTACGAGCGGGGGGTGGAGGATGAGACCCTGGCCTGCGGCACAGGATCAGTGGCCGCAGCAATCATCGCCTCTCTGAAACACGGGATTGTGCCGCCGGTTCACGTACAAACGCGCGGTGGAGAAATACTTGACGTCTATTTTAAATCCGGCCCGGGGGGCATAAGCCACGTCTTTCTGGAAGGCGAGGCAAAAATCGTCTATGAAGGTCTATTAAGGGAGGAAGAACTATGA
- the dapB gene encoding 4-hydroxy-tetrahydrodipicolinate reductase, whose product MIKAIVAGAAGKMGGRNIHMVHQAEGIKLAAAFERPGHPALGQDVGEVTGLGKIGIPISEGLESVIKKGDVIIDFTFHASSAEHVALAAKHKKAIVVGTTGFTPEEMKEIKKLAKKVRCVLAPNMSVGVNVLYKVVQDVAGILGEGYDVEIVEAHHRLKKDAPSGTAVKLAQVLAGALGRDLDKVGVYARHGMIGQRTNEEIGIQTVRGGDIVGEHTVLFAGIGERIEVIHRAHSRDNFARGAVRAAKWIVNQKNGIYDMQDVLGLRK is encoded by the coding sequence ATGATAAAGGCTATTGTCGCCGGTGCCGCCGGCAAAATGGGCGGACGCAATATCCATATGGTACACCAGGCCGAAGGAATTAAACTGGCAGCGGCCTTTGAAAGGCCTGGACATCCGGCCCTCGGCCAGGACGTAGGAGAGGTAACCGGCCTGGGAAAGATCGGTATCCCGATTTCTGAGGGGCTGGAATCGGTCATTAAAAAGGGGGATGTAATCATCGATTTCACATTTCATGCCTCGTCTGCAGAACACGTGGCCCTGGCCGCCAAACACAAAAAGGCTATTGTGGTGGGGACAACCGGGTTTACGCCTGAGGAGATGAAAGAGATCAAGAAGCTGGCCAAAAAGGTGCGCTGTGTGCTGGCCCCTAATATGAGTGTGGGTGTAAACGTCCTCTACAAAGTCGTACAAGATGTAGCCGGAATCCTGGGTGAAGGTTATGATGTGGAGATTGTCGAGGCCCATCACCGCCTTAAAAAGGACGCCCCCAGCGGCACGGCCGTAAAGCTGGCCCAAGTGCTGGCCGGGGCCTTAGGCCGCGACTTGGATAAGGTTGGGGTCTATGCCCGCCATGGGATGATCGGTCAGCGAACGAATGAGGAAATCGGCATACAGACTGTGCGCGGCGGCGATATTGTGGGCGAACACACCGTCCTTTTTGCCGGTATCGGGGAACGCATTGAGGTCATCCACCGTGCCCATAGCCGGGATAATTTTGCCCGCGGGGCCGTGCGGGCCGCCAAGTGGATCGTAAATCAGAAAAACGGCATCTATGACATGCAGGATGTACTGGGACTGAGGAAGTGA
- the folK gene encoding 2-amino-4-hydroxy-6-hydroxymethyldihydropteridine diphosphokinase, whose translation MEDVLAYIGIGSNLGDAKANCLQASSRLAKADSRLKIRLSSLYLTEPQELKTQGWYVNAAAEVKSPLSARDLFCLLHHIEDEMGRERAARYGPRIIDLDLLFYDDMVLDTGELIIPHPRLHRRRFVLVPLCELSPDFEHPVLKKRVCDLLKEVPENGQRVRRIEVEN comes from the coding sequence TTGGAAGATGTCCTGGCCTATATTGGTATTGGATCTAACCTGGGCGACGCCAAGGCCAATTGTCTCCAGGCCTCAAGTCGCCTGGCTAAGGCTGATAGCAGATTAAAGATACGCCTCTCTTCTCTGTATCTAACGGAACCTCAGGAATTAAAAACGCAGGGATGGTATGTCAACGCCGCGGCCGAGGTAAAAAGCCCTCTATCCGCACGGGATCTATTTTGCCTTTTACACCATATTGAGGATGAAATGGGAAGGGAAAGGGCAGCCCGATACGGGCCGCGGATTATCGACCTCGACCTTTTATTTTATGACGACATGGTCCTGGACACCGGGGAGCTAATCATTCCTCACCCCAGATTGCATAGGCGCCGCTTTGTCCTGGTGCCCCTTTGCGAACTGTCTCCTGACTTCGAGCATCCGGTGCTCAAAAAAAGGGTTTGTGATTTGCTCAAGGAAGTGCCGGAAAACGGGCAGCGAGTCCGCCGGATAGAGGTTGAAAACTGA
- a CDS encoding fumarylacetoacetate hydrolase family protein — MIERFVRFEADGAARYGRLGKNTIRSIEGDIFAEFKTGNEEYGPANVRLLPPCRPGKIIALGLNYRDHARELGFPIPDEPLIFLKPGTAVIGPDSSIMYPRMSKRVDYEAELGVVIGQRARFIPQEKAYDYIFGYTCVNDVTARDLQRKDVQFTRSKSFDTFAPIGPCIARGMDPSHLKVESYLNGELRQSSHTGNLIYGVAELVSFISKVMTLLPGDIIATGTPSGIGPMVPGDVIEIVVESIGTLRNTVKAEEAEG; from the coding sequence GTGATAGAGCGCTTCGTTCGTTTTGAAGCCGATGGCGCTGCCAGATACGGACGGCTAGGAAAAAACACCATCCGCAGCATAGAAGGCGATATATTCGCAGAATTTAAAACAGGTAATGAAGAGTATGGTCCGGCTAATGTCCGGCTCCTCCCTCCCTGCCGGCCAGGCAAGATTATTGCCCTGGGCCTGAATTATCGTGATCATGCCAGGGAGTTGGGTTTCCCTATCCCGGACGAGCCTTTGATTTTTCTTAAACCAGGAACGGCAGTCATCGGGCCGGATTCATCCATTATGTATCCCCGGATGAGCAAGAGGGTTGACTATGAGGCTGAGCTGGGTGTGGTCATCGGCCAGAGAGCCCGTTTTATCCCGCAGGAGAAGGCCTATGATTACATCTTTGGCTATACCTGTGTAAACGATGTTACGGCCAGGGACTTACAGAGAAAGGATGTACAGTTCACGCGTTCCAAGAGTTTTGATACCTTTGCCCCTATCGGCCCCTGCATTGCCCGGGGAATGGATCCCTCGCATCTCAAGGTAGAATCATACCTCAACGGGGAACTCCGCCAGTCATCCCACACCGGGAATCTTATTTACGGGGTCGCTGAACTGGTCAGTTTTATCTCTAAAGTGATGACCTTGCTCCCGGGCGATATCATTGCTACCGGCACGCCTTCCGGAATCGGCCCTATGGTTCCCGGCGATGTCATAGAAATTGTTGTGGAAAGCATCGGTACGCTGCGCAACACGGTGAAGGCAGAGGAAGCTGAAGGCTAG
- the fsa gene encoding fructose-6-phosphate aldolase — protein MKFFIDTANLDEIRQANDMGLIDGVTTNPSLIARENKPFKKLLTEICKIVKGPISAEVVSLEAKEMVREAKDLAKIADNIVIKAPMTTEGIKATRMLSEAGIKTNVTLIFSPVQALLAAKAGATYVSPFVGRLDDISQVGMDVVGDIISIYDNYAFDTEVIVASIRHPGHVLEAALMGADVATIPFKVIAQLAKHPLTDIGIEKFLADWKKVGSPKK, from the coding sequence ATGAAGTTTTTTATCGATACCGCCAACTTGGATGAAATCCGGCAGGCCAATGATATGGGCCTGATCGATGGGGTAACTACAAACCCCTCGCTCATTGCCAGGGAAAACAAGCCCTTCAAGAAGCTCCTGACTGAGATATGCAAGATAGTAAAAGGGCCTATCAGCGCTGAGGTGGTCAGCCTGGAGGCCAAAGAAATGGTTAGAGAGGCTAAAGATCTGGCCAAAATTGCCGATAATATAGTTATCAAGGCGCCCATGACCACGGAAGGGATCAAGGCCACCCGGATGCTCAGCGAAGCAGGCATTAAAACCAATGTCACGCTTATTTTTTCACCGGTGCAGGCCCTGCTGGCGGCTAAAGCCGGCGCAACCTACGTCAGTCCCTTTGTTGGCCGGCTGGACGATATTTCCCAGGTGGGTATGGATGTGGTCGGGGACATTATTTCTATCTATGACAACTATGCCTTTGATACAGAGGTCATCGTGGCCAGTATCCGTCACCCCGGTCATGTCCTGGAGGCGGCCCTGATGGGTGCGGATGTGGCCACTATACCATTCAAGGTTATTGCCCAGTTGGCTAAACATCCGCTTACGGATATTGGAATAGAGAAATTTCTGGCGGACTGGAAGAAAGTAGGCAGTCCCAAGAAATAA
- a CDS encoding argininosuccinate synthase: MAEKVKKIVLAYSGGLDTSVILRWLKETYQCPVTAFVANIGQPEDWEALRKKAIDTGADKVYIDDLRDTFVRDYVFPAFRANVVYESGYLLGTSLARPLIARRQVEIARKEKANAVSHGATGKGNDQVRFELSYMAIDPGLIIIAPWREWDFRARQDLIKFARKHGIPVPTTKKKPYSCDCNLLHISYEGGILEDPWQEPPQDMFALTRSPEKAPSKPTYIEIDFNKGDPVAIDGLAMQPVDLLTGLNELGGLNGIGRVDIVENRFVGMKSRGVYETPGGTILRIAHQALESITMDREVMHIRDSLIPRYAEMIYYGFWFSPEMRLLQKTMDETQTTVTGTVRLKLYKGNCTVVGRKSDQSLYIQELATFEEDDIYRQKDAEGFIRLNGLRLKVQALQRKRRS; encoded by the coding sequence ATGGCAGAAAAAGTCAAAAAGATTGTGCTGGCCTACTCCGGCGGGCTGGATACCTCGGTCATACTGAGATGGCTTAAAGAGACCTATCAGTGCCCGGTAACAGCCTTTGTGGCCAACATCGGCCAGCCGGAAGACTGGGAAGCCCTCAGAAAAAAGGCCATAGATACGGGCGCAGACAAGGTCTATATAGATGACCTGCGGGATACCTTTGTGCGTGATTATGTCTTCCCTGCCTTTCGGGCCAATGTGGTCTATGAGAGCGGCTATCTCCTCGGTACATCACTGGCCCGGCCGCTTATCGCCCGCCGCCAGGTGGAGATCGCCAGAAAAGAAAAGGCCAATGCCGTCAGCCATGGGGCCACAGGTAAAGGTAACGACCAGGTGCGTTTCGAGCTGAGCTATATGGCTATCGACCCCGGCCTGATTATCATTGCCCCCTGGCGGGAATGGGATTTTAGAGCACGTCAGGACCTCATCAAATTCGCCCGGAAGCACGGCATCCCCGTCCCCACTACCAAGAAAAAACCTTATAGCTGTGACTGCAATCTCCTGCACATAAGTTATGAAGGGGGCATCCTGGAGGACCCTTGGCAAGAACCGCCACAGGATATGTTCGCCCTTACCCGCTCGCCGGAAAAGGCGCCGTCAAAACCGACTTATATAGAAATTGACTTTAATAAGGGAGACCCCGTAGCCATAGACGGGTTAGCTATGCAGCCGGTTGACCTCCTGACCGGATTAAACGAGCTCGGGGGGTTAAACGGTATCGGCCGGGTGGACATTGTCGAAAATCGCTTTGTGGGTATGAAATCGCGCGGGGTATATGAAACCCCGGGCGGGACAATCCTGCGCATAGCCCATCAGGCCTTGGAATCGATCACTATGGACCGGGAGGTCATGCATATCCGGGACAGCCTCATCCCCCGCTATGCCGAGATGATCTATTACGGTTTCTGGTTTTCGCCGGAGATGCGCCTCCTGCAAAAGACTATGGACGAGACCCAGACCACGGTGACGGGAACGGTGCGGCTCAAGCTCTATAAAGGTAACTGTACGGTCGTAGGCCGCAAATCTGATCAGTCGCTTTATATACAGGAACTGGCCACCTTTGAAGAAGATGATATCTATCGACAAAAGGATGCCGAGGGTTTTATACGCCTGAACGGATTGCGGCTAAAAGTGCAGGCCTTACAAAGAAAGAGGCGTTCATAG
- the lysA gene encoding diaminopimelate decarboxylase, with protein sequence MHHFNYVADELYCENVPVAAIAGAVGTPFYLYSHATLSHHFKTFDRAFGKVPHLVCFALKANSNLAVVRLLANLGGGADIVSGGELYRALKAGVSPDKIVYSGVGKRTDEIQDALKAGILMFNIESSQELLAINKIAARMKKKARIALRVNPDVDPRTHPYISTGLKKNKFGIDIGRSLKEYREARSLSHVEIAGVSCHIGSQITEVAPFIDALVKLKDLIVRLQTEGIDIRYLDLGGGLGIRYDQEEPPHPFAYAEAIIKNMRDMDVTLILEPGRVIVGNAGALVTRVLYTKNNGSRHFLIVDAGMNDLARPSLYGSYHAIWPVRDKYAGEKIKADVVGPICESGDFLARDRELPDFAPGDLMAVMSAGAYGFSMSSNYNSRPRVAEVMVKGRDFSVIRRRETRQSLVRGEKVPDFLQGSQVK encoded by the coding sequence TTGCATCACTTTAACTACGTCGCTGATGAATTATATTGTGAAAACGTGCCGGTTGCCGCTATTGCCGGGGCGGTGGGGACTCCTTTTTATCTTTACAGCCACGCCACATTAAGCCACCATTTCAAGACGTTTGACCGGGCCTTCGGCAAAGTTCCTCATCTGGTCTGTTTCGCTCTAAAGGCCAACTCGAACCTGGCTGTGGTCAGGCTCCTGGCCAACCTGGGGGGCGGCGCGGATATTGTCTCCGGCGGGGAACTATACCGGGCCCTTAAGGCCGGTGTTTCGCCGGACAAGATCGTCTATTCCGGCGTGGGGAAGCGCACTGATGAGATTCAAGATGCCCTCAAGGCCGGCATCCTGATGTTCAATATCGAGTCTTCACAGGAGCTTTTGGCCATAAATAAGATAGCGGCCCGGATGAAAAAGAAGGCCCGTATTGCCTTGAGGGTCAACCCTGATGTTGACCCCAGGACACATCCATATATCTCTACGGGACTAAAGAAAAATAAATTTGGCATAGACATCGGGCGTTCTCTTAAAGAATACAGAGAGGCGCGCAGCCTTTCCCACGTGGAAATTGCAGGCGTGAGCTGCCATATCGGCTCCCAGATCACAGAGGTAGCGCCATTCATTGATGCCTTAGTAAAGTTGAAGGATCTCATTGTCCGACTGCAAACAGAAGGCATTGATATCCGTTATCTGGATCTGGGCGGCGGGTTGGGCATCCGCTACGACCAGGAAGAGCCCCCGCATCCCTTTGCCTATGCCGAGGCCATTATAAAAAACATGCGCGATATGGACGTTACACTGATCCTCGAACCCGGAAGAGTGATTGTGGGAAATGCCGGGGCGCTGGTGACCAGGGTCTTGTACACCAAGAATAATGGGAGCAGGCATTTTCTGATCGTGGATGCCGGCATGAATGATCTGGCCCGGCCTAGTCTTTACGGCTCCTATCATGCCATCTGGCCGGTCAGGGACAAGTATGCCGGAGAAAAGATAAAGGCAGACGTGGTGGGGCCTATCTGTGAATCCGGTGATTTCCTGGCCAGAGACCGGGAGCTTCCGGATTTTGCCCCCGGTGATCTTATGGCGGTTATGAGTGCGGGGGCCTATGGTTTTTCCATGTCTTCCAACTATAACAGCCGCCCGCGGGTGGCCGAGGTTATGGTCAAGGGCCGTGATTTTTCCGTCATCCGGCGCCGCGAGACCCGCCAATCCCTGGTTCGGGGTGAGAAGGTACCGGATTTTCTGCAAGGTTCTCAGGTAAAATAG